The region CCTTTATGGGTACCGAAAAGGCGTACCTAGAGTTCTGTTCGATCTAGGAGTGTCTGTAAAATAACCTCTTTTCTATAACTGTTTAGAACGTTTGTGATGATGAGCCTGTTCTGAATTTGCCATTCCCTGCCCTAGTCACTAGCCACATGTGGCTGTTGAATACTGAAATAAAGCTAGCATGACTAAGGAGCTGAAGTTTTCATTTTACTCAAATAGCTACACATGACTACAGTTGGACTGCATAGATTTAGAAGCATAAATACCTCAAATAGTGATGATACAGAATATTTTACCTGACTGATCTTGGTCAATTTGTTTCTCTAATTCCATATGGGGgggaaaacattttatattttgaccACTAGAGAATAGTTTTGAACTGAAAACTACTCAGATGTACATCATCTTTTAAGATTGGGTAAAATTTTATGTGGTAAAATGAGTACTTAGATGTGTGCTTCCATGTATGTACAGTCTCCACTGAGTTAGGGATAGCTTCTATTTTGCTGTGGattccctcttctttttcttctctgctccTTGAGATATATGTATCTTATGCCACTAGTGTTTATCTCTGCTGATTATTACATTTGATGAAAAGTCTGCTCAGACTGATGCTAAGTTTGtggcttcattttcattttttggatCATCATATGGTTTCTATTTCTTGTGCTGTTCTTATAGAAATACATTGTTAGTCTGGGTTACTAATTTGTGGCACTTTTCTTTCTGAGTTCTTTGCAGTGACTCCCACTTTTCCAGTAAGATGTCTATGTCTATCTTTACATGTACTTGTGTTCATATAGAATAATGTTACCCAGAAGGCAGCAAATTAATCTACTAAAATCCTGGCTGcctgtctttttctcttaagaGAAAAAGTAGATAGAGTAAAATCCAGACTGGCTAGCTGATTAGCTCCCCAGGCAGTCTGTGCTAATCACAAAAATAGTTGATTGATTAGGCTGTTGTGCTGAATAAAGTGGTTCTAAAGGAGGCAGGGGTCAAGTCACTTGTCTCATATATTACAGTGGCTCTCTGCATCCCCGAAACGCCTTCCTTCAGTAAGCAGAGTGCTTGAGTGCACCCCTTTGACCTGCTGATATGTAGATCACAACACCTGATGCTTCCTGGAACTGCCGGTTACTGTAACTGCTGCCCATCTGTCAATGAAGGAGCAGTTTCAGAACTCAGACTTGGGGGAGGAAAAGTAATTAATGGTATGTACCTTTAAGAACCCCCTCACACatatgatagtttttttttttaatacattggtCAACATGCACATGTGAAATTAAAGGAGAATCAGAAAAGTCTTCATAAATTGTTGGGAGGGGCATGTAAACCCAGGCATTAGGGAGtgctctgggttttgtttttttatagagGCTCATTGCACAGGGCCCTGAAAAATCTTTATAACATGCACAGCTTCTCAGGACCCTTTTCTTGAATGGAAATGTTTCAGTATGAATATATAGAGAAAATGTTCTGCCTTTAAAGAAATTGGAGTTCCAAATTTGAGATCTCCAAAGGCACAACTCATACTTGTGCATCAGTTCAGGGGAGGCTATGTGATAAGGAGTTTGTAAGCTTCCTGGATAACATCTTTAGCTGTCCACACGATTAGCTAAGATCAAAACTGGATAATTGACTCTCCTTTTTGCATACTGTATTATTTGAAATACCTTTGCTATATTTGCAAAGAACTATTTCATTATAAGGACTGAGGTGTAGCactgtggtagaacacttgcctagcatgaataaaCCCGAGTTCTGTTTTCAGCACTGTTAAAACTGATTGCTCAACTAGTTGAAGTCCTGTTCTACAGAGGTGATGTAAAAAACGTATTTGGCTACTTGGTAACTAGTAGAACTCGAGCAAttactgtgtttgttttttggtgtacTGAGCTTTGGACTCAACTCTAAACTTGCTAGGCCAGTGCCCTACCACATAGGCAATAGtccagcccattttgcttttgATTGCTTTTCAGGTGGGTCTCAagagtgcccaggctggcttcagactccaGCTAgtgcatagctgggattagaaaTGTATGCCCCtatgcccagcttatttgttgagatgaagtcatgctaactttttgcctaggttggatTTAAACTGCCGTCCTCCTGACCGGTGTCCAGAGTAGCCAtgtttccaggtgtgagccaccaggcccagccaTTGTACTAAATGTTTCACTCAAATTTTGAATCTTCTGTTTCATTTATAAAACTGGCCCTTTTCCAAGTGCTtagtattcctttttattttattttttaaggcctatgtatattttagaagtAGCCAGGAAGATTTAGAATCTTTGGGAGAGGAGATAACATTTAACTTCCTTGGCTACTAAACCAGAACAACTGTTACAAAACCTCATTGGGAGCCAGAAGAAACTAAGTAGTTTAACTTTTCCAGTATTACACTCTGTTTTAAATGCATCGGAGTGTAGAGTAGCATATTGGTGGCAGAGTCTTACCAATCTGTACCTTTCTAacacagctttgagtgaaagcaATTAAGTGTAAACctcaatttaaaaagaacttGCCACAAAGGTATTGCCTGCCTTTTTGTgtaactttcatttttttccttttaaatgaggCTGTGCTAATGTGCTTAATAAATGATaacagaatattttaaatttaacctGATAATTTGTACTCATTTGGGATGAGGTATATACTAAGGAAATAGGGACTACAGTATAGTAGTAGAAGTATATGTAAGTAGGGACATTGTGTACTAACATGGCTGTTTGGGATGTGTAGGGATTTTCAAGGGGTGTGATGGATAGAAAGGTAATATTGCTAAGTGGTGCCGTGCACATTGTGGCTGAATGAAATATCCATGATACTGATGAACTCCAAGGACCCCTTCTCTTACTGATTGATGATCTTCAATCTAATTCAACCtatcctattttatttctttttttgccagtcctaggcttggactcagggcctgagcactgtccctggcttctttctgctcaaggctagcactctgccacttgagccacagcgccccttctggccattttctatatatgtggtgctggggaatggaacccagggcttcatgtatatgaggcaaagcactcttgccactaggccatattcccagcccccctattttATTTCTTATCCTTAGATCTATTCAGCTAAATAGACAGGAGAAATGTTTGGGATTAGCCTGTGTCTACTTTTATTTCTGTTAGTATTTGGGGTTAAGGTGAAGGTATGCAGGTTTAAAGCACAGCTCTGCTACAAGCCAGTATAAAATATACATGGAGATAATTACAGCACCCTCTTAGTGTTATAAACGACACATGAATACATGTAGAGCACTTGATAAGTTCTGTTCAAAAACAAAAGGtcggggatgtggctcagtggtgttGAGCACTTGCCTATCTTGCAAGATACCCTGGGTTCCATTACCAGCACCCAGGGGTGAGGGTGGAGGCTAAAAGATGATTGATGATgcaaattattaaaaatgctgtGGTTTATGTTCTGTTGTAGGAAGTCATAGAACTAACCAAAGACCTTCTGTCAACTCAACCTTCAGAAACACTTGCAAGTTCAGACAGTTTTGCTTCTACTCAGCCCACTCATTCATGGAAAGTAGGAGACAAGTGTATGGCAATCTGGAGTGAAGATGGACAGTAAGTGTAGAAAAAAAACCTAACTATAACATGAGATAATAAGATACAATGGTAAGATGTTTTTATTCAGTTTGAACTGCCCTATATTAATAATCATTTGGTATAGGCAATGTGGTTTATAAAGCAAGTTTAAttcttggcttttttctgttaACATGACTTATTTTGAGCTTTAGATTTAGTTTGGGGGAAGAATCAGTTGCATCCCCAAGGAAGGATAAATGAATAGGTGTTTCCAAATTATTCTCTCTTCAAGTTGGAAGTTGGGTGATTTTCTCATTTCTGCTAAGTGAATACACTGAAGTCAGTCTCTTAAGAAATATCTTTTTCTCAAAGAGATTAAAGCTCACCAAGTAGATAgatatttatgaaaatgattttccTGGCAATACTTTGATTAGGACTTACTTGATAGCAGAACCTAACTCCAAATactcttttgtgttgtttttgccaAAAGGGCCATTTAACTGAAGAGGTTTTGTTTTAGACCCCTATTAATAATTGAATCACTGCAGTATAAGTCTTGTAGGCTGAGTACTAAATCTTTACTCACCTGCTTACAGCCATGATATCTTTACAGGTGTTACGAAGCGGAGATCGAGGAGATAGACGAAGAAAATGGCACCGCGGCAATCACCTTTGCTGGTTATGGCAATGCAGAAGTGACTCCACTGTTGAATCTCAAGCCTGTGGAAGAAGGCCGGAAGGCGAAGGAGGACAGTGGCAACAAACCCATGTCAAAGTAAGTGACTGACCTCTGCATTTGGGGGGTTCCTTGTTTCGATTCTTGAGGTAGTGTGCAAAGAATCTGCAGGGTAGGTGGTTAGAGGCTTGTAGGACTTCTTAGTCACTTGGGTCAACACTTTCTGTGTCTGTATGCCCAGGTTAAAAGACTATAAGTAGTAAGAGGATAATGAGTACTAACCATCTTCTTAGTGTAGTTTTGCAAGGCAGCAGGTCCTCCACCACGATGCACAACAGCTTGGACCTTATCCCTATTGAGTTAGTGTCTAGAGAAGAAATGCTTTAGGGCTGGTGACATAGCCCAGTGGTAGACTCTTAGTATATGCAGAGGCCTGGTTCTCACCTCCAACATGGCGGTGGGTGGAGAGAGTGCTTTCATAGTGCACTGGGGAAGTCATGAAGGGACATAATTGGTTCTTCATGGGAACAGAATTGCTACTatcaggagagaaagaaacagagcagattgtgtgtgtgtgtgtgtgtgtgtgtgtgtgtgtgtgtgtgtttgacctTTTTTCTCTTATTGATGAGCATTTTGACCTTAGGCATTGGTTTAAATCTATCTCTTCCTTTGCTAATTGGGGACAAGCATTATCTAAATTACCAGGTGTTGACCAAAATGATAGTCTTCTTAAAGCTTGTAACAGTTCTTAACACATAATGATAGTCCAGTAAATGTTTGAGAAGGGGTAGAGGACTTGGGGGAAAGAAATTCCCGTAGTAAAAACATGGAAATTGGGGCTGgcaatttggcctagtggtagagtgtctgcctcccatatgtgaagccctgggttcgattccttagtaccacagatatagaaaaaaaccaaaagtggcactgtggctcaagtggcagagtgctagccttgagcgggaagaagccagggacagtgctcaggccctgagttcaaggcccaggactggcaaaaaaccccaaaaacgtGGAAATGGAGGTGGATGTTTTAGAGAGGCAGGCTCACAAAACACTTGTAAACCACCAATAACATCTTAAAGTAGGAGGATGAGGTGTGGTGCGATAACAGCCTAAGTACAATTATGtgtcggcactggtggctcacgcctgtaatcctagctactcagcaggctgagatctgaggatcactgttcaaagcctgggcaagaaaggcagTGAGACCcctagccagaagtggcactgtggctcaagtggtagaaagctagctcttgagctgaagagctcaagagcagtgcccaggcccagagttcaagccccacaacagacccccccctcaaaaaaaaaaaagaacaagtatgTCTGTAGAGAACAATTATGTCTGTGCTATTACAATCCAAGCATGTGATGGCTTAAACCCAGAAGTAGCCATGGAGATAGAACAGCTAGTTTTCAAAGTTATTTATGAGGCAGAAGCAACTCTCATTAACTTCTGCATATTTACCACAATTTGTTGCCTTGCGGTTTTACAAAATTTAAGTTTTAGTTACATGATAAATTATGAATTTAGAAAAATAGCACTTGTTAAAATGATATACTGAgttcgtatttttttaaaaaccctttgGTTTCATAATGGTGATTACATGGTACAAAGATTTtattatctatctttttttttttggccagtcgtgggccttggactcagggcctgagcactgtccctggcttcttcccgctcaaagctagcactctgccacttgagccacagcgccgcttctggccgttttctgtatatgtggtgctggggaatcaaacctagggcctcgtgtagccgaggcaggcactcttgccactaggctatatccccagcccattatctATCTTAAATATCTTCATTTTGGCTGCTGTTAACTGAATAGAGATATATAGTTTAAGGTACGATCCTATTTAGGATCAGAAGTTAGTTTAGAAATTTTTGGAATCCCTCCCCCTaggatttttgttattgtttttaaaaattgttagttGATaccaagggccagtggctcaagcctccaGTTACcacttcctcaggaggctgagatccagagattatagtttgaagccagcatgagcagaaaagtcttcaggaatccatcttcaaaataaccagcaagaagctaggctggagaaatggctcaaatggtagagtgccatccgaGCAAGCAAAGCTGAACAAAGTTGGGGCTGTGTGTTCAAACTCCACTGCCACCAAATAGTGTTACAATTTCTCTGTGCTGCTTCCTTCTATTCTCAGTAATAGTGTTTGATTTGTATTGAATGTCATGATATACTCTTAACTGTAGATATTTAGAAATTGGTAAAGGTCTAGCTGGTCATTAATGTTGGTAATCAACCTATTCCTAAAGCATAATTGGCAAAAGCTATGTAAAAGTCATAGTTGGATATTTTATTTGCATGTGtagccacttgagcctcagcgccacttctggccattttctgtatatgtggtgctggagaatcgaacctagggcctcatgtatacgaggcaagcactcttgccactaaggccatatccccagccccccctggcttctttttgctcaaggctagcactctgccacttgagtcacagcgccacttctggccattttctgtatatgtggtcctggggaattgaacccagggcttcatgtatacgaggcaagtgctcttgccactaggccatatccccagcccgtgaaccCTCAACCTTTTGAGACACTTTCATAAAAATTGCTTTTTCTTAGTTATACTAGATGATTGATGTTGATTTTAATTAAAAGTTTGTtggattcttttctattttatactGATATGGTATGCAAGAAAGTCatcttttaaatctttaaaaattttaatcttttattttctgcACAGAAAAGAAATGATTGCCCAACAGCGagaatataaaaagaagaaagctttgAAGAAAGCACAGAGAATAAAAGAACTTGAGCAGGAAAGAGAGGATCAGAAGGTGAAATGGCAACAATTTAACAACAGAGCTtattctaaaaataagaaaggcCAGGTTGGTAAATTTTATCATATTGAAAAATgcaaatattattaaaatgattgatttttttttttttttgcctgtcctggggcttgaactcagggcctgggcactgtccctgagcttcttttgctcaaggctagcactctaccacttgagccacagcgccacttctggctttttcggtttatgtggtgctgaggaatggaacccagggcttcgtgcattctagacaagcactctaccattaagacaCGTTCCCAACcccttaaaatgatttttaaatgagaaattttttttaaagtacataaccaactctttttttttttttttttgtccagtcctgggccttggactcagggcctgagcactgtccctggcttcttcccgctcaaggctagcactctgccacttgagccacagcgccgcttctggccgttttctgtatatgtggtgctggggaatcgaacctagggcctcgtgtatatgaggcaggcactcttgccactaggctatatccccagccccataaccaACTCTTAACTCAGAATCTTTGTCAGTTCTTCATTAGAATTTGAGCAGAAAATTTGAAATTTTGATCCATCTAAAGGCGAGCTCTAGACGAGCGGTGAGTGTTAGTGGCATTTGGTGTTACTTTGCACAGCTTAGGAGTAAAGGCTTCCAATTGTAtaattttctctgttcatttttgACATTGGGCAAACAATTCACTTTTAAAAAGGTAatgtacaggtgatatacagttatataagtcggataaagagtacttttttttttttttttgccagtctggggtttgaactcagggtctaggtccttcagcctctttgtgctcaaggctagcgctctaccactttgagccacagtgctacttctagctttttctaagagtagtttattggagataagagtctccccgactttcctgcctgggctggctttgaactgtgaagctCAGATcttgccttctgagaagctagaattacaggcacgagccacaggcacctggctgtgattttttttttggtacaattATCACCCTTCCCCCTCAACAATgcacttttctggctttttctgaggaattgaacccagggcttcatgcatgctaggcaagcactctaccgctaagccacattcccagccccatcgaTTATATTTTAACATTAAGGTTTAAAGTTGATATTCTTTTCCAGCACTAATCAGGGAatggtttctgttttctttctttaggtaAAGAGGAGTATTTTTGCTTCACCGGAGAGTGTAACTGGCAAAGTCGGCGTAGGAACTTGTGGAATTGCTGATAAACCCATGACACAGTATCAGGATACCTCTAAATACAATGTCAGGCATTTGATGCCTCAATAATCAGAAAAACTGTTGATGTCATCTCTGCAGGGCTTTACATTTACCTTTTTATCCTTATATTTTTCTAAAGGTAAATTATTTGTTAGATGAGTAAGGAGGATACCATTGTTGTCATTGTTTGACTTCAATAGAGTGAAACTTGAAGAACCTGCATTTGATAACTGCTATTCATTTAACTTCCCATTTCTGCTACCACAGCTCCTCCCTCTGTTCAATAAGGCATCTTTTCTAGATAGACTCTGCTTAAATGGGCACTAGGAGGAATTGTTGATCTTTTTGATAACCAGCCTTCCCACTGACGTGTATGCAGGCTGTAAGTCATATGGGGTTTCAGATGATTTGAACTTGATGTACATTCTAGCAGTTCATTGGAACATGAAGGCAAAACACCAGTCTGCTAAAAGGATCCTTTCATTTAGTCTTAAACATTAAAACCTGGCAGTTGTCCTGATAAGCCTAATTTAGAGGTTAATTTACAAATGGCAAAAGTTTTGAGGTTTTTCCCTGAATAACTTGTTTCCTTGCCTATGGGGATGTATATCAAATTGAtccagatttaattttttttccccaacggAGTTTGAGTTTCATGTAAGAAACCATGTTTAGGATGAGCTCCCTTtctgtggtgttttttgtttaattttgtttttgttttgatgtttctttgttgattttctttctctctcttttttttttttttacttatggtAGTGGTACCAGTTTTTGGATGTGTAATGTTTAtatgagaaaacaaaaagctgaTGTATAGCCCTGTATACAGTGTAGATACTATTTttgtaaaaaagcaaaaaaaacaaccacggCTAAATTAATGAACAAGAGTACTGAATATTTCATCACTAATTGTATTTCTTGTGCATTAATCTGACCATAAATCCCCTGTATATTATGTTCATGTAgctgagtttttaatttttattaactaGATCAAgttgccagcatttgttggtgTAAGTGAATATCATAGTTATCCCAAGTTGAGTTTAAGCCAAATATGCGTAAAAGGGTCTTCCTGTTAATGGAAGAAGATGACTTTTAGGATGTGTATTAATTTCAGTTTTGTATGTTtaacttttattaaataaaatgtttaaaaaaagaaaactctcaaGGTGTGTTAacaaaaggggaagaagaaggctggggatatggcctagtggcaagagtgcttgcctcgtatacttgaagccctgggttcaattccccagcaccacatatatagaaagtggccagaagtggcgctgtggctcaagtggcagagtgctagccttgagcaaaaagaagccaggaacagtgctcaggccctgagttcaagccccaggactggccaaaaaaaaaaaaagaacaaaaggggaAGAAGTCTGTAGCTGCGGGCTTTATTGTGATTAAGTCTCAGACTTGCACACATAAGTTGCTGTGGAAGAAAATACTGAGTGTGTGATACAATCTTCAGTAAAACCTTAACAGTATTTCTTCTAATAGTCATAAGAAATGGGATTCCAGAGGACCAACTTGGTTGGCTTACTTTAAGGGCTTGGGTAAGTAGGGGTGTTTgtagctttaaatttttatttcacaaatTTTATTTCTGGTAAATTGAGTCTTTTAGAAGGACATTGATGGGAGTTtgaattctctttcccttctctctgtaCAAGCCCTTTCCTAGCCCAGGAGGTCACAGTTTTTTCTTCCTAAACATGTAGGACAAAAGCCATAATGAAGcttagaggcagagtgcttgcctaccatgtgcaaggccctggattcattcCCAAGCACTGCACCCAAAAGttaaaaaggacaaaaaggaGGGTAAGGGTAAGTATTTAAGGCCGGAGAACTTCTAAATATGAAATCTTAAGTATAAATATAACCATATACTTCCTTGggcctgaactgagggcctgagtgctagTGTCCCTGTTTTGtgttcaacactagcactctaccacttgagccactgctctacttctggctttttgccggttaattggaggtaaagataCTCATAGGCattcctgcctttgcctcccaaggtatctttgcctcccaagagGTAAGTAAGATTATAGGGCTGTATCACCACAGTCACCTTTTGTAACATTTTAATAGCATAGTCATAATCAAAAGTAGCTTTGAAGGAGACTATAGTAGCAAAATCTGGTATAACTCGCTACCCCAGAAAAAGATGTCTGAGATAACCTTAGTGTATTTGTTGGAATAGTAATTTACttggtgtttgtgtgtttgttataGCTGAGACCATTCTTCTGGGAGGGCTTTTGTAGTAGGAAATAGAAGTGACTACGTCATAACTAACAGTGGCTTTTAAAATAGGCTTTTACACTGGGCACTGGAGTCACCAGCACCCCAGCATAaccatagttttaaaaattatcatagtTAACATGACAAATGCTGTCCTAATATTTCAGTGTTTGAATCGTGGCTTCCCAGTTGCTAGCTAATGTGAATAGTTCATTTGTCTCTTCAAGGTGGCAGGACTGAGTATGTGTAAGAGGCACAATGTCTGGTGTATGGTAAACACTA is a window of Perognathus longimembris pacificus isolate PPM17 chromosome 2, ASM2315922v1, whole genome shotgun sequence DNA encoding:
- the Smndc1 gene encoding survival of motor neuron-related-splicing factor 30 isoform X2, whose protein sequence is MEVIELTKDLLSTQPSETLASSDSFASTQPTHSWKVGDKCMAIWSEDGQCYEAEIEEIDEENGTAAITFAGYGNAEVTPLLNLKPVEEGRKAKEDSGNKPMSKKEMIAQQREYKKKKALKKAQRIKELEQEREDQKVKWQQFNNRAYSKNKKGQVKRSIFASPESVTGKVGVGTCGIADKPMTQYQDTSKYNVRHLMPQ
- the Smndc1 gene encoding survival of motor neuron-related-splicing factor 30 isoform X1; the encoded protein is MSEDLAKQLASYKAQLQQVEAALSGNGENEDLLKLKKDLQEVIELTKDLLSTQPSETLASSDSFASTQPTHSWKVGDKCMAIWSEDGQCYEAEIEEIDEENGTAAITFAGYGNAEVTPLLNLKPVEEGRKAKEDSGNKPMSKKEMIAQQREYKKKKALKKAQRIKELEQEREDQKVKWQQFNNRAYSKNKKGQVKRSIFASPESVTGKVGVGTCGIADKPMTQYQDTSKYNVRHLMPQ